Proteins co-encoded in one Uloborus diversus isolate 005 chromosome 9, Udiv.v.3.1, whole genome shotgun sequence genomic window:
- the LOC129230433 gene encoding F-box/LRR-repeat protein 14-like produces the protein MATCNLPMEILVNIFSYLDVPDKGRAAQVCSSWREASYYRPLWHGVSATVNFNDSAKLLCVNLAKRDIKDVQVIGAEQNSIHMVRTLPHLELLDLSACEYLTDINLIKTFRKPCDSLTVLNLSKCSLISYIGVKIALHACENLQSLNLSSCNNVSDDVIQIIALELPKLKVLDISHSYVTDAALWNFAHLKIKKDGQSIETLVLMNCQLISNKGLSHISKGLHRLKTLDLGHCTNLTDDGMKYIARLNSLKQLSLHNCHWLSTKGLAYLGRKNSQLLSLDISACVRVCNQDMLVLGLGMSGLRQLKLNSCNIGDRGLQFLSQHLLTLNSLSIINCRKITDRGLYVIAHNMLRIKRVNIYGCWKVTSVGKLRLKQTPGLVVSSDCNII, from the coding sequence ATGGCAACGTGCAATCTTCCTATGGAAATTTTAGTTAATATATTCAGCTACCTGGATGTGCCGGATAAAGGACGGGCTGCTCAGGTGTGTTCGTCATGGAGAGAAGCCAGCTACTACAGACCACTATGGCACGGTGTCAGTGCCACGGTTAACTTCAATGATTCTGCTAAACTTCTGTGCGTTAATCTTGCAAAGCGAGACATCAAGGACGTCCAGGTAATCGGTGCTGAGCAAAACTCGATCCACATGGTTCGAACGCTACCACATCTAGAATTGCTGGATTTATCCGCTTGTGAATATCTGACCGACATAAACTTGATAAAGACTTTTAGAAAACCGTGTGATTCTTTAACAGTGCTGAACCTTTCAAAGTGCAGCCTGATTAGTTACATTGGTGTTAAAATTGCATTGCACGCCTGCGAGAATCTTCAAAGTCTAAACCTAAGTAGCTGTAACAACGTTTCAGATGATGTTATTCAAATCATTGCATTGGAATTGCCAAAGTTAAAAGTTCTAGATATTTCCCATTCTTATGTAACCGATGCTGCATTGTGGAATTTCGCCCatttaaagataaagaaagatggTCAAAGTATCGAGACTCTAGTGTTGATGAACTGTCAACTGATATCCAATAAAGGACTAAGTCATATCAGCAAAGGTCTGCACAGGTTGAAAACTCTCGATCTCGGACATTGCACAAATTTGACAGATGATGGAATGAAATACATTGCAAGGCTGAATTCGCTAAAGCAACTTTCTCTTCATAACTGCCATTGGCTCTCAACTAAAGGTCTTGCATATCTGGGTCGCAAAAATAGTCAACTCTTGTCCCTAGACATCAGCGCTTGTGTACGTGTTTGCAATCAGGATATGTTGGTACTTGGTCTTGGTATGTCAGGATTGCGACAATTGAAGCTCAATTCTTGTAACATAGGTGACCGCGGCCTGCAATTTCTCTCTCAGCATTTACTCACACTTAATTCATTGAGTATCATCAATTGCAGAAAAATCACAGACAGGGGATTATACGTTATTGCTCACAATATGCTACGTATTAAGCGGGTCAATATTTACGGGTGCTGGAAGGTGACATCTGTTGGAAAATTACGACTGAAGCAAACCCCTGGATTGGTAGTCAGCTCAGACTGTAACATCATCTGA